The sequence GGACCCGCCGCCGGCGCCGCTGCTTGACATGGCTGAGCTGAAGCTGTGGTCCTTTTACAGGGCACTCATCGCGGAGTTCATCGCCACCTTGCTCTTCCTCTACGTAACTGTTGCTACTGTGATCGGCCACAAGAAGCTCAGCGCCGCCGACCAATGCGACGGCGTTGGGATCCTTGGGATCGCATGGGCATTTGGTGGCATGATCTTCATCCTCGTGTACTGCACCGCTGGCATATCAGGTAAATcctgcagcagtagtttttgcaagATTCTTACGTGCTTGGTCTGTTTTACCCAGCAGCTCCGGTGGTACTACTGTTTCACCACTTCACTTGATTTTTTCTCTCTACTGTTTTCCCAGGTGGCCACATTAACCCAGCGGTGACATTCGGACTGTTTCTGGCAAGAAAGGTTTCCTTAATCAGAGCTGTAGCCTACATGGTGGCACAGTGTTTAGGCGCCATTTCTGGCGTTGGGCTAGTGAAAGCCTTTATGAAGAGCTACTATAATAGACTCGGGGGTGGCGCTAACTTTGTTGTGCATGGCTACAACAAGGGAACAGCTCTGGGTGCAGAGATAATCGGAACCTTCGTGCTTGTTTACACTGTTTTCTCCGCTACCGACCCCAAAAGGAGTGCACGTGATTCCCACGTCCCCGTAAGAACAAGAAACACgtttccatccaccttcttccGTGGTTTAATCACATGTTCTATCAAGATTTTTGAATATCTTATTATATTACATTTGTAGGTTTTGGCTCCTCTTCCCATCGGATTTGCAGTTTTCATGGTCCATTTGGCTACCATACCCATCACCGGAACCGGCATCAACCCAGCTAGGAGCTTAGGCGCTGCTGTCATTtacaacaacaaacaaatatGGGACGACCAGGTGAATCTTTCTCACAAAACATATCACAGAATCAATCACGATCGACTTTCAttactaatatataattttgaaaaaatcacGAACTGGTTTTGGATGGATGCAGTGGATTTTCTGGGTTGGACCATTTGTGGGAGCATTAGCAGCAGCTGTATACCACCAATACATCCTTAGAGCCGCCGCCATTAAAGCTTTGGGATCCTTCAGGAGCAACCCTACCAACTAATCGATCAGCTTTGAAATCAATCTTCTCTGTTGCCttgtcaagaaatcaagaagaGTTCTTtgttttacctttttttttttccctatttATGTTTCATTTTGTATGAATCTTgaaatctctcttctttttattatcattaatattaatttgaatGCAACTTATCTAtaaattttctcaaaaacagATTAGAACAAAATGAAATCTTATTTCGTATTTCACGATTCAGAAATGAACATCTTTTGGAAATGGACTTCTTGATACAAACAAATCCCTTATGTCAAAAATCGATCGAGAATGGAATTATGCGAAGCTAGCTGATGACTTCAAACATGAATTAATCTCGACTTTACTTTTGGGGTATAAGATATACTCACATCATTAATTAGACCACATGAACAAATTATTTCGAGCctacttttgtttttttatttttatataaactcCAAAaactataataatataataattattatattaattagttTGATTATCTTACTACATGTTTTTTCTCAATCATTATAATTTGACggaaattattttaatcaaaatcaaTTCGAACCATATATAAACCATAATCATAACAATCATGAGCCGAAATCAAAATCGTATAGAGCGATCTATCTTCCATTGGAAAAAAACCGTCAATTCGGACAATGACTTTTTGAGTTTACTCAGAACGTAAAGGAGGTCTTCCATTCGGATATGGAAAACTTAGTTTTTTAATTGCGTCCCATTAAAATGAGGTCTAGAAAGTTTAATTTAGTTCAAACTTATAAggtttttaagaaaatatctaAAAATACGTTAAGAAAAGCGAAATGAGCGGATTTCTTTAGTTTACATAGAAATCAAATTATCTATTTACCATTTTAGGCTTTTATGTCGATCATTATATTAAATTACAAATTCTCTGAGCTAAATAGAGAGCGAGCTTATATAATTAtaccaaatattatattttttcattacaaTTTTGGTCTTCTATCtcatcaaatttcagttttagtcgaTGAACCTCAGAGCCACTTCCATGCACATCGAAAAAAATACTAaagttgtaaaaaaaaataaaacccaAGTACgatttttctaatatttctaATGTAAAAGCTGACATATTCTCTGAAAAATTTTGGTGGGGGGCGAATTGCTTGCCTACTTTTGACTAAAGTCCAAAGAACGAAGAAAGCAAAATGAAAGGGGAGGAATTGGGGGAAACTGCGCACAGGCCGAGTGGGAGTGTTTACCAATGTTCATGTGATACGCGCTGGCAAACTGCCTGTGTGTGTGCTGACTTTCACGAGGGCTGTCCTCTCAATGCGTGAATCTTGAGTCATTTCACTTTCGCATACTCTCTCGCTTCAATTATAAATATCACTTCAAACAACAAACACCCCCCGCCCCCCCACAAAAATCTTAAATATGTAGATTAACTTTTTTAATATACTCCtatttaatttgaatttggAGTCATATAATTAACCAATTATTGAAAAGATAACTAATCACTCGTATAAACACTagttaaaaaaatctaaaattgaaatttttgtgtatAATTTATATTTCCAATGAATTCTTTAatctttgtgaaaaataaacatgcatatatatatttgagataGGTTAATTCGAATCTTACGCAAATGATATACCTGAATTTAGGGGTAAGCAAAATATCGGTCAAACcgagaaaaccgaaaaaatttagaaattcggttcggtttaaTCGGCTTAATCGGGTTATTCGGTTTAGAAATTCGGTttattcggttcggttcggttttcttgGGAAAAAATCGGTTAGACTGATAAAAccgaatatatatacatatatatataatatatatgatggGCCTCAAATTTGGATAGGATGCATTTTTATTTCTACTGGGCTTTTTACATGACGGAAAGTTGGAAACTCAAACTTAGGCTAGGTGAATTGATTATCTCTGTATATTTGAATCATGTATTAAATTCAGTTGTAGTTTTGTGTAAATATgtttaaaaagtttatttaataaaaaaaaatcgattatttcggtttttatcggttcggttttctcggttttcttttcaaaattcggtcggttcggttttcgaAAGGTTCGGTTCAGTCGGTTCGGTTCAGACCGATTGCACACCACTACCTAAATTGGAGTCATTGGATCCGACATAAAGATATATATCAGAACCGGCAGAAGCCCGCGCGGTCGAACTTTGCCATAAGCTCGAAACTAActttttatatgaaattttcACCATATTCAACAGATAGATAATAACTAGCTATGCGTATCTAAAACATTTTTGGGGGTATACTTTATGAATGTAAGCGTGTTGGGCTCATGGTAAGAgggcttgagtaaattgggCCTTTGGAAATCAAATGGACAAGATACAGATTGGCCCACAAAAGTGATCCGCGTGTACGGTGTACCAGATTCCACACACAAACTTGCATTAATCATGCAGGACTTGTTGATGCTTCAAATTCAATGTTTAATTAATATGAGAAATGGTGTAATTAGTGCTCTAATTGCAAAATCATATATTCTATTTCACATTGGATAAGttccatttaattaattaaatattatttgacTACTCATAATATAAAGTGGctacatattttaataattattaattgagTATCTATCTCATATCcgcaatataaaatataatcaatttttttaatataaaaaacgatATTCCAtagaaggcaaaaacttgtgtgagacggtctcacagatcgtattttgtgagacggtctcacggatcgtattttgtgagacggatctcttatttgggtcatccataaaaaaaatattactctttttattgtgaacatcggtaagattgacctgtctcacagataaagattcgtgagaccgtctcacaatagatcTACTCtccataaaaatttatggtcactctattatttcaaatatagaaataaaaaacgaaatataaaattttgggatGTAGAATATTAAATGATTGGGAAGTTAACTAAAGGTCAAGGAGGAATTTTTCAAATTCCAACACTATAGTCGTATTGTCATTAATATAGTTgaaatttggaaaaataaacaaaatctaAGTAGATTACATCAAGAATTCGAGTATATATAGGTTTAATTAATTTCAAGGCTACATATCAACTCGATGCTTAAAGTAACCATCGAATTTAATATTTTCCTCCGAAATTCCAAGTTTGAACATTAAAAACAATAACccacaaattaattaataattaatacctCTCGTTTCACATCTCATGGATGCTATAAGATGTTTATGTGACCATCTTGTTAAATATCACATCGGATGTCTTCTCACATATTTTTCTGAGTCTcgagaaattttttatattatattcttcTGAGATGTTAACGTGAATATTTTCTTGAGCGTAAACTTACTGATATAGTCGCACCTTTCTTTTGATCCCGACTTATAATTAAAGATCTTGCTATTATAATCAGTACTTGTTTATGAATTTGTTTGAATTCATTGCATGTAACGTCCACCCCCAGAAAATAACTTCATACGCATTCGTAATTATATATAGATTAGGGCGACAGAAAACGCTACTTTTTTCTTCCACTGTGTTTGGTCAATGCAATTGATGgaaaggaattttttttttaaaaaaaattaatctttaGACTTCTGTAACAAATTAaactcaatatatatattttgtatgagtatatctcttgtgagacggtctcacgaatctttatctgtgagacgggtcaaccctactgatattcacaataaaaagtaatactcttagcataaaaaataatattttttcattgatgacccaaataaaagatccgtctcacaaaatacgatccgtgagaccgtctcacacaagttttcaCCATATTTTTTATTACATCAAATGAACTCGtactaattttcttttttccacGTTGATTAGTTAACTTATCAATGGGTGATTATATGTTATATCAGGAGGAAAACTTCgggtttttttaagaaaatatttatgagtaCATCTAAATTCAAAACAACATATGGGTTCAtcaatacttttttttatttttaaatgagatTGTTATCGCAAACATCCTATATAAACCAACAGTGAAAACCTCAGTTGTGTTCCAACATATGAAAAAGAACCATGATCAATATTACCTAGAATATAAAAAGGCTGGTCGGCTCAATAATTGTGGGCACTGTATTATCAATTGCTAAGAATAGATTGAATTCATTCTTTATGAGTGAGCAATGATTTTGCGTCTCGAACTCGATATCTCGTCTTTTTATTAGGACAATGGCATGGCGCAATGGTTTTGAATAATTCAGAGTAATTCACACtgatttcaaaaaattaaaaaacaattatttctaaatttttttttgggcaaCCTAATTTTTAGGTATACAATGAAATCCGAGGGTCCTATGATTTGAAGTTCATATTTGATGGTTACATTTATCTTCCCATATTCCACACAACGTGAATAGTAAAAAGCTACTGAACTGGAAAACTAAATCATAGCAAAATCCATGGAAACATAGACATCTTCATTACCAAACGATTcggatattaattttttttgacatttaCACTTGATAATGATATTTAAGAAAACATTTAATAGCTAGTACTGGTTCAAATCTTACAAAGCCAATTGTTGGATTATCACAAAAGTAACAAAAGTTTTTTGGATGATTAAATAACTAGTTTGCATATATTGCCAACAAATGGAAGTGGCACAAAAATGGTGGCCGGCTGAGATATCAAATAGTTGAGGTGATTCCAACAtgagtatttaattaaatagacACAAATATCCTGACAAGTGGCTCTTTAGTGTATCCGAATTGACAGAGTAAGTGAACTTTTGATCAATGATTACCAGTTCAATTaagttaagattggaacttgaacataactcaaccccaaaagctagctcgaggggggaggattgtccaagtccatatatgcaactctagGTTATTTACCCAACCGATTTAATTAAGACAACTTACACACCCCCTCACGTCCAGGAATAAATATCTGGAGCATGAAGTCTACAAATGACTAAACTGTGGGCAGAACAGGTGGTCTAACTATaggcagtccaacacataacggtggaaccaGAGTTCTGATATAATGTTAAGATTAGAACttacctaactcaaccccaaaagctagctcgaGAGAGGATGATTGTCCAAATTCATATATGCAATTCTCATGTTATTTATCCTACCGACATGAGACAATTAACAAATTCTTATATAGATATTTTCTCGAGCGAACTTGTCACATAAAGTTTTCTATTAGTTTCACAACGACTAGTCTTTTGCATACGTCATTCAAGAACGAGTCGGCTGATTAATCCTAAAGTATCGGCAAGCCTAGAGAGTCATTGATATATCATCAAAGGGTTGAAAAATTGTGTTAGACGAATAAATAAGAACACAGCCCACTtttaaaaaagatattttatgagacTTAGATTCCGATTCAATTGAAAATGTCAACAACTTAGCATATTAGAGAAATGAATTCAGTACGTATTACACGTACCAACTTGTATAGAGACGTAAAAAATTTAACTTctacaaatcaaataaaaataaaattgattgttggttttaatctttaaaaaaaaatatataacgcTAAAAACGAAAGAAACTTATATAGAAATTGAAGAAATAAATTCTCGCCATATTTTTTATCTACACAATAAAATGTAGGAATTTACAAAACGTGGAAGTATAAGAAAATTGATGAAAACTCttgaaactaaaataaaaagatgAAAATCGCTAGAATCTGggagaaaatttgaaaaatgcttgaaattaaaacactgaatTTTTTCACAGAGTTTGCAATTTGTTTGAACGATATTCAGTTGTGTCAGCAGGGGTGAGCAAGATTTCgattaaaccgaattaaccgaccgaaccgatcCAATTtggaaattcggttcggttatttcggaaattcgattttcaattaaaaaaattcggttatatcggttaattcagttcggttacggttttgaaaattttgaaatcggttaaccgaattaaccgatataataaatattattatttaataatttttttaaatcaatttttatatattttttaaattttaattttaaaatcaaccctaATTCTAATCCacccttaattttaaaatcaaccatatcaatttttatatatattttaatttttatgtttttaatctATATatgcacaaaattttttttttaaaactaatcggtaaccgattttaattcggttcgattttcatcggttatgaaaattaattcggttggttcggttatgactaaatatttcggttcgttTCGGTTCGGTTACCCGAATGCTCACCCCAGGATGTGTGTTTCATTGTTTCTTCCAATGATTCTCTCCTTGTTCACTGCTAGGGTGGTTCTTCCTTCACTCTCCCATTACCCACTTTCGTTCTTCACGATCCAACTCCAAGATCTGGTCTGTAAAACTGATTGTCCACCGCTAGGTTAATTCAAAATGGTTTGAAATAGCTATTGGACTTTTCTTGTGCAATTTGTagatcaataattttttagagCACGAATTTTTCATTTATAAAGTCAAGTACCCCCTGTTTTAATCATTTATAAAGTTCAATTGATTCTATCCGATTAATGTTGACCAAAAAAATCTCCGCCAAAACATAACGCAAAGAAGCGAGAAAATTGTATTTCTGGTCttgtatgtttatttattttttatgtttttgtcatatatgttgtcaaattttagttttagtacGTTATCTCTGATATGATATCAATGTGACGATGACATGTATAATATCATATTAGCAATCtcgatgaaaaatgattaaaatggtaaaaaaaaaaaattaagagtaaaatttgataacataaataatcaaaataaaaacaaaacatcCACGGCATGTTTCTTTCCTTCCATCTCGTCTCTTAGTGTTTTTCAAACCTAAACTTTGAAGATAATATCTTGATAACTATTTTTGTAATTAGTATTATTATTCGATTTATAGTTTACTCGATGACGACAGAACGGAAGGCCACCGGAAGTCAGAACATTAACTTAATTGTTGGTCGATTTGACCGTTCATCAAAATAACACGTTTTTTTACACAAGATGTGACAAACATTATGCTTTTGcaaatgtttttcttttttcttttttttttatatgaactACATATATATTAGTCGCCTTTATTTAATATGACGTTTGACTCAAAATTTACGAATAATTAGATTTATACATcattctattatatatatatatatatatatgtgtgtgtgtgtgtgtgtgtgttttatcGGTTCATCTTACGAACCAAACATGATACTGTATGTATAGATATACAAATCATTTCTAATTTTATATGTGAAGTTGATGGATAAATATGACCCctagtttttaaattttctataataacccataattttttttaattttttttttatctaaatataattttttttaaatgtaaaacCCGTTTTAAAGATGTTTATTCAGTTTTTATCTCTAGAATTTTCTCTATCTAAAATTGTATGCGTGGAGCCCAGAGCCGGACCTCTGCTTCGCTGGCTGGAAGCCTGGAACCTATTCCATTGTGGAACTTTAATGGGGTTTGTCTATTGAGAAAGAACACACTTTCACTTGCCTCAATCAAAGCACTCAATTCTACAAGTACTCTGCTTCCCCTCCCCCTATAAATCTTTTGGGTTTCttcttttttgaatttttttactatttcaTCGCCACTTCGCAGCAACAAATCTTGCTCTGCTTGAAAAAGAGAACTACAAACAaaaaacccacttcagtttctTCCTTTTCCCTTTGATTCGATGGATCTAAGGATCTAATTCCTCTTTCACTTTCAGATCCTTTTTCCTATTCAACTGTAAAGGTAACTTCTTTTGCATACCTTAATTTTGTGTATTGTTCTATTCAAAAAAGAGTTGTAAATATAGTTGATACTGTTGGCTGCTTAAAGGATTTCAAGACATTGTTTTTCTCCCTATGCTTTTTGGAAGTTGAAGCTTCTAGAATTTCAACCAGCTGACCAAAAATGTTTCGAGAAATTAGTTAATTTTAACTACTTTTTGGTTATTTTTCCCCCGAACCTTCCCCTCCTCAGGTAGGCTCCTGGGTCTTTTGGGTTATTATTATAAGATCTGTGTCTAATTGGAAGGTCATTTTATACTTTTATTAGTTTCCTTGTGGCAACTTACCAGAATCGGGCGTATATTAGGTGATCATAATGCGtatatattacttttcattttgTTGGATTGTTGCTGTTCGTTCATATCTTAAATCTGATTGTTTTGTGTTATGCTGGCCTCTAAGTGCTCGTACTCGGTGCTTGTAGGTGAGGGATTGATTTATGGTTATGCAATCGAGTTTAACCTCAGGAAAAAAGTTAGCCTCGGTGCTTATCGGATGCTGATAATTCGATGGTGGTTCAGATGAGATGAGGGATGTTTTCTGGGTTGTTAAAATTATTGAGGGCCTGTTTTCGGCCCAAGGCTGATCGATATGCTCACATAAGTTCAGATTCCGGTGGTCGACAAGATGGACTTCTGTGGTATAAGGACTTGGGGCAGCATTCTTGCGGAGATTTTTCGATGGCTGTAGTTCAAGCAAATAATTTACTTGAGGATCAGAGCCAACTTGAATCTGGTTGTCTCAGCTCGAATGAATCAGGGCCATATGGTACTTTTGTGGGAATTTATGATGGACATGGCGGTCCTGAGACTTCTAGGTTCATCAACGAGCACCTCTTCCAACATCTGAAGAGTAAGTCCTGTGATTATTGTTCAATTAAGAAATCGGATCAGTGGTGACGTCG comes from Primulina huaijiensis isolate GDHJ02 chromosome 17, ASM1229523v2, whole genome shotgun sequence and encodes:
- the LOC140963141 gene encoding aquaporin PIP2-7-like, giving the protein MTKEVGEEGHVQRKDYVDPPPAPLLDMAELKLWSFYRALIAEFIATLLFLYVTVATVIGHKKLSAADQCDGVGILGIAWAFGGMIFILVYCTAGISGGHINPAVTFGLFLARKVSLIRAVAYMVAQCLGAISGVGLVKAFMKSYYNRLGGGANFVVHGYNKGTALGAEIIGTFVLVYTVFSATDPKRSARDSHVPVLAPLPIGFAVFMVHLATIPITGTGINPARSLGAAVIYNNKQIWDDQWIFWVGPFVGALAAAVYHQYILRAAAIKALGSFRSNPTN